The following proteins are encoded in a genomic region of Maledivibacter sp.:
- a CDS encoding creatininase family protein, with product MKKSELQYFTWKEIKEIYSENPVILIPLGSMEEHGPHSITGDYIAAYEIAKRISEKSNAFTLPVIPFGHSEYFRGFSGTISLSLKTMHLLCKDILMSLLEHGVNKIVFINGHSGNSPIIDNVAREVKREHGVMIGKIDLWRSLSQSFKDELYGKGVNPMGHGGEPITSVMKYLCPEHIKMNLLEEKDQKSSWQAMQVGGLSQVKIDDITTSIYFDMEDLSEQGVLGDPYIGNSEIGEKIINKLVQYGVKFVEQMINTNTVINKMKGE from the coding sequence ATGAAGAAGAGTGAATTACAGTATTTTACATGGAAAGAAATTAAGGAAATATATAGTGAAAATCCAGTGATTTTAATTCCTTTAGGATCAATGGAAGAACATGGACCCCATTCAATTACTGGTGATTATATTGCGGCATATGAAATAGCAAAGAGAATTTCAGAAAAATCTAACGCATTTACTTTGCCTGTAATTCCATTTGGGCATTCGGAATATTTTAGAGGCTTTTCAGGAACTATTTCACTTTCACTTAAAACAATGCATTTATTATGTAAGGACATATTAATGAGTTTATTAGAACATGGAGTGAATAAAATTGTGTTTATTAATGGGCACTCAGGTAATTCACCAATTATTGATAATGTTGCAAGAGAAGTGAAACGTGAACATGGTGTTATGATAGGTAAAATTGATTTGTGGCGATCGTTATCACAATCTTTTAAAGATGAATTATATGGAAAAGGTGTGAACCCTATGGGGCACGGAGGAGAACCAATAACATCTGTTATGAAATATCTATGTCCAGAACATATTAAAATGAATTTATTAGAAGAAAAAGACCAAAAATCTTCGTGGCAAGCTATGCAGGTAGGTGGATTATCGCAGGTTAAAATAGATGATATAACAACTTCTATATATTTTGATATGGAAGATTTATCTGAGCAAGGCGTCCTTGGTGATCCATATATAGGAAATTCTGAAATTGGGGAGAAAATTATTAATAAATTAGTTCAATATGGTGTTAAATTTGTTGAACAAATGATAAATACTAACACCGTTATTAATAAAATGAAAGGAGAATGA
- a CDS encoding DUF4846 domain-containing protein, producing MKRIVCLILILGVLTGCGLKQHPKNPEDYSEKNNNKGIEVQKQVTSTVPIINKNGLILAERFKAPKGYNRIKASEDSFGGYLRNLALKPYGAKVLYYNGQAKNKHGVYEAVIDMDIGKKNLQQCADAIMRLRGEYLYSRGEYDKIHFNLTNGFRVDYHKWIDGYRVSINGNNSSYIKKNKKSNTYNDFRNYMELIFMYAGTLSLSQELDTVKLKDMEIGDVLIQGGSPGHAVIVVDMAKNDNSDQKLFMLAQSYMPAQDIQILVNPNNDNISPWYVLKDVDTIRTPEWTFSKNDLKRFK from the coding sequence TTGAAGCGAATAGTATGCTTAATATTGATATTAGGGGTTCTTACTGGGTGTGGATTGAAGCAGCATCCTAAAAATCCAGAAGATTATAGTGAAAAAAATAACAATAAAGGTATTGAAGTTCAAAAGCAGGTAACATCAACTGTACCAATAATAAATAAGAATGGGTTGATATTAGCTGAAAGATTTAAAGCTCCTAAGGGATATAATAGAATAAAAGCCTCAGAGGATTCCTTCGGAGGATACCTAAGAAATTTAGCACTAAAGCCCTATGGGGCAAAGGTATTATATTATAATGGGCAAGCTAAAAATAAGCATGGTGTCTATGAGGCGGTTATAGATATGGATATTGGCAAGAAGAATCTTCAACAATGTGCTGATGCGATTATGAGGCTTAGGGGAGAGTATTTATATAGTAGAGGTGAATACGACAAAATTCATTTTAATCTTACTAATGGATTTAGGGTGGATTATCACAAATGGATTGATGGTTATAGAGTGAGTATTAATGGAAATAATTCTAGTTATATAAAAAAGAACAAAAAATCCAATACATATAATGATTTTCGTAATTATATGGAGTTAATATTTATGTATGCAGGGACGTTATCACTATCTCAGGAGCTTGATACAGTGAAGCTTAAGGATATGGAAATCGGAGATGTTTTAATCCAAGGTGGAAGTCCTGGGCATGCAGTTATAGTAGTTGATATGGCTAAGAACGACAATTCTGATCAGAAGCTTTTTATGCTGGCACAAAGCTATATGCCGGCACAGGACATACAGATATTAGTTAACCCAAATAATGATAATATAAGTCCGTGGTATGTATTAAAGGATGTCGATACAATAAGGACACCGGAATGGACCTTTAGTAAAAATGATTTAAAAAGATTTAAATAG
- a CDS encoding DUF4179 domain-containing protein, with protein sequence MNENNQEEKFDHDGSLNINDFEEDRRLKSKKKTIITLTASIIIIALLIALTFSSEFKSFCFKKRYDIHDTSILRAIKSNFIQDVDIMDQYDDLSFTVDNIIIDKSRMVIFYTIENKGAHKYIEWFDYEVLDEMGNNIKACNQYPDYSDIDLSKTKKIHDKFSLILSPEIEIPSHISVEVKIKESQYSYEEYRDIKDDNNIQESKELPYTWKIDIPIDKELFSKKKKISYDINKSVEMEGQTVFFDKLTIYPTTAILDIHYDKNNTMKIFSIQDLKLVAGDEDFTPGLNGLVSTNPDEFTRNFYFKSSYFKKANEELYIMGNGIKCIEKEKLDVVVDMENNKLLKSPDKNLILREIRDDGDAYTIFFEYIGDGLTFDFDFMNAKGESLHAESIGNSYREENRTAEIRYTVPKSQNLKSPITLKIDDFPDMIVKPFKIEIK encoded by the coding sequence ATGAATGAAAATAATCAAGAAGAAAAATTTGACCATGACGGATCATTAAATATCAATGATTTCGAGGAAGATAGGAGGCTTAAATCTAAGAAAAAAACAATCATTACATTAACTGCATCTATTATTATAATAGCCTTATTAATAGCCCTTACTTTCTCTAGTGAATTTAAATCCTTCTGCTTTAAAAAACGTTATGATATCCATGATACAAGCATTTTACGAGCTATTAAGTCAAACTTCATACAGGATGTTGATATTATGGACCAATACGATGATTTATCCTTTACTGTAGATAATATAATCATCGATAAAAGCAGAATGGTCATATTCTATACAATAGAAAACAAAGGGGCCCACAAATATATTGAATGGTTTGACTATGAAGTGCTTGATGAAATGGGCAATAACATCAAAGCATGCAATCAATATCCAGACTATAGTGATATTGACTTGAGTAAGACAAAAAAAATCCATGACAAATTCAGTTTGATATTATCACCAGAAATTGAAATACCATCCCATATAAGTGTCGAAGTTAAAATTAAAGAATCTCAATACAGTTATGAAGAATATCGGGATATAAAGGATGATAATAATATTCAAGAATCCAAGGAGCTACCATATACTTGGAAAATAGATATACCTATAGATAAGGAATTGTTTAGTAAAAAGAAAAAAATCTCCTACGATATTAATAAATCTGTGGAAATGGAGGGTCAAACAGTATTTTTTGATAAGCTCACCATTTATCCAACAACCGCTATTTTGGATATACACTACGATAAAAACAATACTATGAAGATTTTCTCAATACAAGATTTAAAATTAGTTGCTGGTGATGAGGATTTTACTCCTGGCCTAAACGGCTTGGTCAGCACAAATCCCGACGAGTTCACGAGAAATTTTTATTTTAAAAGTAGCTACTTTAAAAAAGCAAATGAGGAACTTTATATTATGGGTAATGGTATTAAATGTATAGAAAAAGAAAAATTAGATGTAGTTGTGGATATGGAGAATAACAAATTACTTAAATCTCCCGATAAAAATCTTATCCTTCGTGAAATAAGGGATGATGGCGATGCATACACAATCTTTTTTGAATATATAGGTGATGGCTTAACATTTGATTTTGACTTTATGAATGCAAAGGGTGAATCTTTACACGCGGAAAGTATTGGTAATTCCTATAGAGAAGAAAACCGCACTGCAGAAATTCGTTATACTGTACCAAAGAGCCAAAATCTTAAAAGCCCAATCACCCTAAAAATAGACGATTTTCCAGATATGATCGTGAAGCCATTTAAAATAGAAATAAAGTAA
- the yunB gene encoding sporulation protein YunB, with amino-acid sequence MQANTIMMNSLASNVALTVQNKIRSTETASIKVPLGNIFGSQLLAQYGPKVNIKVTPIGRVNVDFFTEFQQSGINQTRHKIYLSVNTQVKTIVPFISKTIEVKSTVPIAETIIVGRVPDNYINVPEKDFMNVVPDGSD; translated from the coding sequence ATGCAGGCTAACACCATCATGATGAATAGCCTTGCATCAAATGTGGCATTAACGGTGCAAAATAAAATTAGATCAACGGAAACTGCAAGTATTAAGGTGCCTTTAGGGAATATATTTGGAAGCCAGCTATTGGCCCAATATGGACCCAAGGTAAATATAAAGGTTACTCCAATAGGAAGAGTTAATGTAGATTTTTTCACAGAATTTCAACAATCGGGTATAAATCAAACAAGGCATAAGATATATCTATCCGTAAATACCCAAGTAAAGACCATCGTACCATTCATTTCAAAAACCATAGAAGTAAAATCAACCGTCCCCATTGCAGAAACAATAATAGTCGGAAGGGTTCCCGATAATTATATAAACGTCCCCGAAAAGGACTTCATGAACGTGGTTCCCGATGGTAGTGATTGA
- a CDS encoding LamG domain-containing protein, with translation MKIRKLGVCFLVAMLMVSFVLSSASVNAYAEETKKIGIGNLTEADLVAAWYFDEDSGDVVKDYKGNYDGTVNGTALVDTPYGKGRSFDGVDDYIQFADKVIPIGGKSIRFKIKKDNMPDHGHWEAIFSNVGSEKDSYGLHMNVSPESGKLGVFILNQNGSFSDIITPIATPYSICDGKWHDVLFTWDGKKGTENVRLFVDDMNVPVSVDNAKKLETNSPTYNLRIGVNGGIDENYFKFRGELSQIEIYSEAYNPPSAPINLIATSGNKKVNLSWDKVEDAEKYIVKRSTTKGGPYEKIGETKETSYTDSGLDNGTTYYYVLCTVKNEATSPNSNEASATPGGSSGSGDNALLKITMLNGTINEYDLSMSDIEDFIDWFEDRDDPYYIIEKDYNIGPFESRKDYIVADKILQFEVMEYND, from the coding sequence ATGAAGATTAGGAAATTAGGAGTTTGTTTTTTGGTGGCTATGTTGATGGTATCCTTTGTGTTGTCTAGTGCAAGTGTGAATGCTTATGCTGAGGAAACAAAGAAAATAGGTATAGGTAATCTTACAGAAGCTGATTTGGTAGCTGCTTGGTATTTTGATGAGGATAGTGGGGATGTGGTAAAGGATTATAAGGGGAATTACGATGGGACGGTTAATGGGACTGCTTTAGTTGATACACCTTATGGTAAGGGTAGGAGTTTCGATGGAGTTGATGATTATATACAATTTGCTGATAAAGTAATTCCTATTGGTGGAAAAAGTATAAGATTTAAGATTAAAAAAGATAATATGCCTGATCATGGGCATTGGGAAGCTATATTTTCTAATGTTGGCTCAGAAAAGGATAGTTATGGGCTACATATGAATGTTTCACCAGAGAGTGGTAAATTAGGTGTTTTTATTTTGAATCAAAATGGATCATTTTCAGATATAATTACTCCTATAGCAACACCTTACTCAATATGTGATGGGAAATGGCATGATGTTCTATTTACATGGGATGGCAAGAAGGGTACAGAAAATGTTAGGTTGTTTGTTGATGATATGAATGTTCCAGTAAGTGTTGATAATGCAAAGAAGTTAGAAACAAATTCTCCAACTTATAATTTAAGAATTGGAGTGAATGGAGGAATAGACGAAAATTACTTTAAATTTAGAGGCGAATTATCTCAAATAGAAATATATAGTGAAGCTTATAATCCACCATCAGCTCCAATAAACCTAATAGCAACATCAGGCAATAAAAAAGTAAACCTTTCATGGGATAAAGTGGAAGATGCCGAAAAATATATAGTAAAAAGATCAACAACAAAAGGTGGACCATATGAAAAAATAGGTGAAACTAAAGAAACCAGTTATACAGACAGTGGTCTTGATAATGGCACTACATACTATTATGTCCTATGTACTGTAAAAAATGAAGCTACAAGCCCCAATTCAAACGAAGCATCTGCAACACCAGGGGGAAGTAGTGGTAGTGGAGATAACGCACTTTTAAAAATCACAATGCTAAACGGTACAATAAACGAATATGATTTATCAATGAGTGACATAGAAGACTTTATAGATTGGTTTGAAGATAGGGATGATCCATATTACATAATAGAAAAGGATTACAATATAGGGCCATTTGAAAGTAGAAAAGACTATATTGTTGCCGATAAGATTCTGCAATTTGAAGTAATGGAATATAACGATTAA
- a CDS encoding phosphodiester glycosidase family protein — MSKINIFIFFVIAPFLSLFLVSMDFLETSHAMQLPFMEVQNDIKDLHKETEAFHENIVSLENQIYKFHEVAKNQRETFNRQGDKITELSNLSDKQKEFSEDVYEKKILDMLGPAIKAHISDKVEIKVFQLKELGYRGYIAKVKLFDPSAFKVNLGKDKLGEAETVSSMAKRKGAILAINGGGFFSTKKNGKRFIKMTANTVVNGQLLEPFYQDGENFFFAGINKKGQVIGTVPKKLNDILKLDPYQGVSFVPMLLKDGKKAQIPKPWKETRHPRTIIGKYSNDDLIIIVIDGRQGEWSVGVSLERLQDKLLELGVKEAYNLDGGGSSTFYYNGEVLNKPSDGRERPVVNSILIYP; from the coding sequence ATGTCAAAAATTAATATTTTTATTTTCTTTGTGATAGCACCTTTTTTATCTTTATTTCTTGTAAGCATGGATTTTCTTGAAACCTCTCATGCTATGCAACTTCCATTCATGGAGGTTCAAAATGATATTAAGGATTTGCACAAGGAAACTGAGGCCTTTCATGAAAATATTGTAAGCTTGGAAAATCAAATATATAAGTTCCATGAAGTTGCAAAGAACCAACGTGAAACATTCAATAGGCAGGGTGATAAAATCACTGAGCTTTCCAATCTCAGTGACAAGCAAAAGGAATTTTCTGAAGATGTTTATGAAAAAAAGATATTAGATATGCTTGGGCCAGCTATAAAGGCTCATATTAGTGATAAAGTTGAGATAAAAGTCTTTCAGTTGAAAGAACTGGGCTATAGGGGATATATTGCAAAGGTAAAGTTATTTGACCCTTCAGCATTTAAGGTTAATCTAGGAAAGGACAAGCTTGGAGAAGCTGAAACGGTGTCCAGTATGGCAAAAAGAAAAGGTGCAATACTTGCTATAAATGGAGGAGGTTTTTTTTCAACTAAAAAGAATGGAAAAAGATTTATAAAGATGACAGCAAATACCGTAGTTAATGGACAGCTTTTAGAGCCATTTTATCAAGATGGAGAGAATTTCTTTTTTGCTGGTATAAATAAGAAAGGGCAAGTTATTGGTACGGTTCCTAAAAAGCTTAATGATATTCTTAAGCTAGATCCATATCAAGGGGTGAGCTTTGTACCTATGCTTCTAAAGGATGGGAAGAAGGCTCAAATACCTAAGCCTTGGAAGGAAACTAGGCATCCACGTACAATAATAGGGAAATATAGTAATGATGATTTGATTATCATAGTAATAGATGGTCGTCAAGGTGAATGGAGTGTAGGTGTTAGCCTTGAAAGACTTCAAGACAAGCTTTTGGAGCTTGGAGTAAAAGAGGCATATAACCTAGATGGAGGAGGATCAAGTACCTTCTATTATAATGGTGAAGTCCTCAACAAACCTTCTGACGGAAGAGAAAGACCTGTAGTAAATAGTATACTTATATATCCTTAG
- a CDS encoding YugE family protein, translating into MVIIDYKHIKKIIDQWDPMELLHMAPNDEYSVEIKRIKAYIDRMETNNVEALAREIQKIFKFCFSTTFKIEECLEIGKEIMEENK; encoded by the coding sequence ATGGTTATTATAGATTATAAACATATTAAAAAAATCATTGATCAATGGGATCCTATGGAATTGCTTCATATGGCTCCAAATGATGAATACTCAGTTGAGATAAAGAGAATTAAAGCCTATATTGATAGGATGGAAACAAATAACGTTGAGGCATTAGCAAGGGAAATACAAAAAATATTTAAATTTTGCTTTTCTACTACTTTTAAAATAGAAGAATGTTTAGAAATTGGGAAGGAAATTATGGAAGAAAATAAATAA
- a CDS encoding GntR family transcriptional regulator — MMLYKKIYDDICDKIKLGYYSQGDILPSEKEMEKIYGVSKAPIRQALSKLSTIGLIERKAGKGTFVKNLDVLDYITNHTLSGYAEAISKTRACKCVAISTCVLDDRIAEKLNVKKGTSATKVTRIREQDGQKVIYMTHYLPYVDEDSLKEEGNFFSMRYLLIYKFGFKLENVIESLTAVIANDEIKKKLCFNEDLAVMRIERISLDENNTPRAYMEYYARSDIWNYKVYYHKKFNE, encoded by the coding sequence ATGATGCTGTATAAGAAAATATATGATGATATATGTGACAAGATAAAACTTGGCTATTATTCCCAAGGTGATATTCTTCCATCAGAAAAAGAGATGGAAAAGATTTATGGTGTTAGTAAAGCGCCAATTAGGCAAGCGTTATCAAAATTATCAACTATTGGTTTAATTGAGCGAAAAGCAGGGAAAGGGACATTTGTTAAAAATCTTGATGTGTTAGATTATATTACTAACCATACTTTGAGTGGATATGCAGAGGCTATATCAAAGACCAGAGCTTGTAAGTGTGTTGCAATTAGTACTTGCGTTTTAGATGATAGAATTGCAGAAAAGCTAAATGTGAAAAAAGGAACATCTGCAACAAAAGTTACTCGAATTAGAGAACAAGATGGACAAAAAGTAATATATATGACACACTATTTGCCTTATGTTGATGAGGATTCACTTAAGGAAGAAGGCAACTTTTTTTCAATGAGATATTTACTTATATATAAGTTTGGATTTAAGCTGGAAAATGTAATTGAGAGCTTAACGGCAGTTATAGCAAATGATGAAATAAAGAAAAAACTTTGTTTTAATGAGGATTTGGCCGTTATGAGAATCGAAAGAATATCTCTAGATGAAAATAATACTCCGAGAGCTTACATGGAATACTATGCAAGAAGTGATATTTGGAATTACAAAGTATACTATCACAAGAAGTTTAATGAATAA
- a CDS encoding TRAP transporter large permease — translation MNMIVLFIALIVLIALGMPVAFSLGITSLWYLFVNSINLSTVAQSMSRGVNSFTMLAIPFFFLAGELMNTSGVTDRIIRMAKVLVGHFKGGLAQVNIVASIIFAGISGSATADAAALGSALIPAMEKEGYDTDFSAAITVASSMVGPIIPPSITLVMYGILAQVPIGQLLAAGILPGLVLALSQMVYTYYYSKKMDYPRYEKANFKEFTDATKSGVSALIMPIIIIGGVLSGVFTPTESAAIAVFYGVFVGLVVYKNMTLGSLFETIKKVSIASVNNLFILACATAFSWVMTKARVPEMVIDLVFSISNNETIILFILVVFLLLIGLFMLPSQALIVLTPIFVPVAKEIGVDPVHFGIIMVLTLTLGGCTPPVGMMLYVVADISKLQFTRLVKAVTPLYIPIIIAIILVTFVPSISMILPILLFR, via the coding sequence ATGAATATGATAGTTTTGTTTATTGCACTTATAGTACTAATTGCATTAGGCATGCCTGTTGCATTTTCTTTAGGAATTACATCTCTATGGTATTTGTTTGTCAATTCTATTAATCTATCCACCGTAGCTCAAAGTATGTCTCGCGGAGTTAATTCTTTTACAATGTTAGCAATCCCATTTTTCTTTTTAGCGGGAGAACTGATGAATACAAGTGGAGTAACTGACAGAATAATTCGAATGGCGAAAGTTCTTGTTGGTCATTTTAAAGGAGGATTAGCTCAGGTTAACATAGTTGCAAGTATTATCTTTGCAGGTATTTCTGGTTCTGCAACAGCAGATGCGGCGGCACTTGGATCAGCACTTATACCAGCTATGGAAAAAGAAGGCTATGACACAGATTTTTCTGCAGCTATTACCGTTGCTTCATCAATGGTTGGACCAATCATTCCTCCTAGTATAACACTGGTAATGTATGGTATTTTAGCTCAGGTTCCAATTGGACAACTGTTAGCAGCTGGAATATTACCAGGACTAGTACTTGCCTTATCTCAAATGGTTTATACTTATTATTATTCTAAAAAAATGGATTATCCTAGATATGAAAAAGCCAATTTCAAAGAATTTACAGATGCTACAAAAAGTGGCGTTAGTGCTTTGATAATGCCGATAATAATCATCGGGGGAGTCTTATCAGGAGTATTCACTCCAACAGAATCTGCAGCGATTGCAGTATTTTATGGGGTGTTTGTAGGCCTTGTTGTATATAAAAATATGACGTTGGGTTCGTTATTTGAAACTATAAAAAAAGTGAGTATTGCAAGTGTTAATAACCTATTTATACTTGCGTGTGCTACGGCCTTTTCTTGGGTAATGACAAAAGCTAGAGTACCTGAAATGGTCATCGATTTGGTGTTTAGTATTTCTAACAATGAAACTATTATTTTATTTATACTTGTTGTGTTTTTATTATTAATAGGTCTTTTCATGCTTCCATCACAAGCGCTTATAGTTCTGACACCTATTTTTGTACCTGTTGCAAAAGAAATAGGGGTTGATCCAGTACACTTCGGCATAATTATGGTATTGACTTTAACTTTGGGTGGTTGTACTCCTCCTGTTGGGATGATGTTATACGTTGTTGCAGATATTTCAAAATTGCAGTTTACAAGACTTGTAAAAGCGGTGACTCCACTATATATACCAATTATTATTGCCATTATATTAGTTACATTTGTGCCATCTATTAGTATGATTTTACCAATATTATTATTTAGATAA
- a CDS encoding ion transporter: MQSITKYKKITISYEVFITLLALVAVSLSLLDLTGKISIESCEVLYYTDLCILIIFSIDYVIRLILSNNKKEFFKQNILDLVAIIPFNSLFRAFRIVRLTRIFRITKISKLTKITRLARLFAFSRKFGGKIDKFVKTNGFVNILYLTITTIILGSVGIYIVEQDKTIDSFGDAMWWSFVTTTTVGYGDISPVTILGRIIAAILMIVGIGFISMLTGTIATYFLNQREEKTDSKKYVKKIVDLSMLSEEQYKEVLNYIDYIKSKK; the protein is encoded by the coding sequence ATGCAAAGCATTACTAAGTATAAAAAAATAACAATTTCCTATGAGGTTTTTATAACTTTATTAGCTTTAGTTGCAGTTAGTTTATCACTTTTAGATTTAACAGGGAAAATATCAATTGAGTCTTGTGAAGTGTTATATTATACAGATTTATGTATATTAATAATATTCTCTATTGATTATGTAATTCGATTAATATTGTCAAATAATAAAAAGGAATTCTTCAAGCAAAATATATTAGATCTAGTAGCTATTATTCCTTTTAATTCTCTTTTTAGGGCTTTTAGAATAGTAAGATTAACAAGGATATTTCGTATTACTAAAATATCGAAATTAACTAAGATAACTAGATTAGCAAGATTATTTGCATTTAGCAGAAAATTTGGGGGTAAGATAGATAAGTTTGTAAAGACTAATGGATTCGTGAATATTCTTTATCTAACAATTACCACCATTATTTTAGGTTCAGTAGGCATATACATTGTAGAGCAAGATAAAACCATCGATTCTTTTGGTGATGCTATGTGGTGGAGTTTTGTAACTACAACAACTGTAGGATATGGAGATATTTCTCCTGTGACGATTCTTGGGAGGATAATTGCAGCAATACTTATGATTGTAGGTATTGGGTTTATTAGTATGTTGACAGGTACAATTGCAACTTATTTTTTAAATCAAAGAGAAGAAAAAACAGATAGCAAAAAATATGTGAAAAAAATTGTTGATTTATCAATGCTTAGCGAAGAACAATATAAAGAAGTTTTAAATTATATTGACTATATAAAGAGCAAAAAGTAA
- the yunB gene encoding sporulation protein YunB, whose amino-acid sequence MFTRKKYKRSTRNHRKIFAYTYIITLFTLLLIIYGFALVDKKIKPTVLTIAEIKAKEIASKAINESIRDKITDDIRYQDLYFIRTDSEGNITFMQANTIMMNSLASNVALTVQNKIRSTETASIKVPLGNIFGSQLLAQYGPKVNIKVTPIGRVNVDFFTEFQQSGINQTRHKIYLSVNTQVKTIVPFISKTIEVKSTVPIAETIIVGRVPDNYINVPEKDFMNVVPDGSD is encoded by the coding sequence GTGTTTACCCGCAAAAAATATAAAAGGTCAACTAGAAATCATAGAAAGATTTTTGCTTATACATATATAATTACTTTATTTACACTGCTTCTAATAATATATGGCTTTGCATTAGTAGATAAAAAAATTAAACCGACTGTATTGACTATAGCTGAAATAAAAGCAAAGGAAATAGCTTCTAAGGCTATAAATGAATCAATACGGGATAAAATCACCGATGACATAAGATATCAGGACTTATATTTTATTAGAACCGATAGTGAGGGCAATATAACTTTTATGCAGGCTAACACAATCATGATGAATAGTCTTGCATCAAATGTGGCATTAACGGTGCAAAATAAAATTAGATCAACGGAAACTGCAAGTATTAAGGTGCCTTTAGGGAATATATTTGGAAGCCAGCTATTGGCCCAATATGGACCCAAGGTGAATATAAAGGTTACTCCAATAGGAAGAGTCAATGTAGATTTTTTCACAGAATTTCAACAATCGGGTATAAATCAAACAAGGCATAAGATATATCTATCCGTAAATACTCAAGTAAAGACCATCGTCCCATTCATTTCAAAAACCATAGAAGTAAAATCAACCGTCCCCATTGCAGAAACAATAATAGTTGGAAGGGTTCCCGATAATTACATAAACGTCCCCGAAAAGGACTTCATGAACGTGGTTCCCGATGGTAGTGATTGA
- a CDS encoding TRAP transporter small permease, producing MEKRIGKVIEIISNKTGILFFSIIILTLMQVFFRFIMDRPLVWSEELARFLLIWMTFIGVSVNAYNEKLLSVTSLVDILPRKVRFWLYICRQIIASVFLLTVIFSSYDLIRVSMNFTSGAMDIPLGYWRGAPAVGCMLIQIFIILRMVLNFRLYKKGLYPLNVNEDWSDL from the coding sequence ATGGAAAAAAGAATAGGGAAGGTTATAGAAATTATTTCTAATAAAACAGGAATATTATTCTTTAGTATCATTATTTTAACTTTGATGCAAGTGTTTTTTAGGTTTATAATGGACAGACCTTTGGTTTGGAGTGAGGAACTAGCAAGATTTTTATTAATATGGATGACATTTATAGGTGTTTCTGTTAATGCCTACAATGAAAAGCTTTTAAGTGTAACTAGTTTAGTTGATATTTTGCCAAGAAAAGTTCGATTTTGGTTGTATATATGCAGACAAATCATTGCATCAGTATTTTTATTAACAGTAATTTTTTCTAGTTATGATTTAATAAGAGTATCTATGAACTTTACATCTGGAGCAATGGACATACCTCTTGGGTATTGGAGAGGGGCACCTGCTGTAGGATGTATGCTTATACAGATTTTTATAATTTTGAGAATGGTATTAAATTTTAGGCTATATAAGAAGGGGTTATATCCTTTGAATGTTAATGAAGATTGGAGTGACCTGTAA